The proteins below are encoded in one region of Pan paniscus chromosome 4, NHGRI_mPanPan1-v2.0_pri, whole genome shotgun sequence:
- the VDAC1 gene encoding voltage-dependent anion-selective channel protein 1 isoform X1, with protein sequence MAVPPTYADLGKSARDVFTKGYGFGLIKLDLKTKSENGLEFTSSGSANTETTKVTGSLETKYRWTEYGLTFTEKWNTDNTLGTEITVEDQLARGLKLTFDSSFSPNTGKKNAKIKTGYKREHINLGCDMDFDIAGPSIRGALVLGYEGWLAGYQMNFETAKSRVTQSNFAVGYKTDEFQLHTNVNDGTEFGGSIYQKVNKKLETAVNLAWTAGNSNTRFGIAAKYQIDPDACFSAKVNNSSLIGLGYTQTLKPGIKLTLSALLDGKNVNAGGHKLGLGLEFQA encoded by the exons ATGGCTGTGCCACCCACGTATGCCGATCTTGGCAAATCTGCCAGGGATGTCTTCACCAAGGGCTATG GATTTGGCTTAATAAAGcttgatttgaaaacaaaatctgaGAATGGATTG GAATTTACAAGCTCAGGCTCAGCCAACACTGAGACCACCAAAGTGACGGGCAGTCTGGAAACCAAGTACAGATGGACTGAGTACGGCCTGACGTTTACAGAGAAATGGAATACCGACAATACACTAGGCACCGAGATTACTGTGGAAGATCAG CTTGCACGTGGACTGAAGCTGACCTTCGATTCATCCTTCTCACCTAACACTGG gaaaaaaaatgctaaaatcaaGACAGGGTACAAGCGGGAGCACATTAACCTGGGCTGCGACATGGATTTCGACATTGCTGGGCCTTCCATCCGGGGTGCTCTGGTGCTAGGTTAcgagggctggctggctggctaccAGATGAATTTTGAGACTGCAAAATCCCGAGTGACCCAGAGCAACTTTGCAGTTGGCTACAAGACTGATGAATTCCAGCTTCACACTAATGT GAATGACGGGACAGAGTTTGGCGGCTCCATTTACCAGAAAGTGAACAAGAAGTTGGAGACCGCTGTCAATCTTGCCTGGACAGCAGGAAACAGTAACACGCGCTTCGGAATAGCAGCCAAGTATCAGATTGACCCTGACGCCTGCTTCTCG GCTAAAGTGAACAACTCCAGCCTGATAGGTTTAGGATACACTCAGACTCTAAAGCCAG GTATTAAACTGACACTGTCAGCTCTTCTGGATGGCAAGAACGTCAATGCTGGTGGCCACAAGCTTGGTCTAGGACTGGAATTTCAAGCATAA
- the VDAC1 gene encoding voltage-dependent anion-selective channel protein 1 isoform X3 produces MPILANLPGMSSPRAMEFTSSGSANTETTKVTGSLETKYRWTEYGLTFTEKWNTDNTLGTEITVEDQLARGLKLTFDSSFSPNTGKKNAKIKTGYKREHINLGCDMDFDIAGPSIRGALVLGYEGWLAGYQMNFETAKSRVTQSNFAVGYKTDEFQLHTNVNDGTEFGGSIYQKVNKKLETAVNLAWTAGNSNTRFGIAAKYQIDPDACFSAKVNNSSLIGLGYTQTLKPGIKLTLSALLDGKNVNAGGHKLGLGLEFQA; encoded by the exons ATGCCGATCTTGGCAAATCTGCCAGGGATGTCTTCACCAAGGGCTATG GAATTTACAAGCTCAGGCTCAGCCAACACTGAGACCACCAAAGTGACGGGCAGTCTGGAAACCAAGTACAGATGGACTGAGTACGGCCTGACGTTTACAGAGAAATGGAATACCGACAATACACTAGGCACCGAGATTACTGTGGAAGATCAG CTTGCACGTGGACTGAAGCTGACCTTCGATTCATCCTTCTCACCTAACACTGG gaaaaaaaatgctaaaatcaaGACAGGGTACAAGCGGGAGCACATTAACCTGGGCTGCGACATGGATTTCGACATTGCTGGGCCTTCCATCCGGGGTGCTCTGGTGCTAGGTTAcgagggctggctggctggctaccAGATGAATTTTGAGACTGCAAAATCCCGAGTGACCCAGAGCAACTTTGCAGTTGGCTACAAGACTGATGAATTCCAGCTTCACACTAATGT GAATGACGGGACAGAGTTTGGCGGCTCCATTTACCAGAAAGTGAACAAGAAGTTGGAGACCGCTGTCAATCTTGCCTGGACAGCAGGAAACAGTAACACGCGCTTCGGAATAGCAGCCAAGTATCAGATTGACCCTGACGCCTGCTTCTCG GCTAAAGTGAACAACTCCAGCCTGATAGGTTTAGGATACACTCAGACTCTAAAGCCAG GTATTAAACTGACACTGTCAGCTCTTCTGGATGGCAAGAACGTCAATGCTGGTGGCCACAAGCTTGGTCTAGGACTGGAATTTCAAGCATAA
- the VDAC1 gene encoding voltage-dependent anion-selective channel protein 1 isoform X2 gives MRRCILETVSEPDFGLEARSLSGLYKKMAVPPTYADLGKSARDVFTKGYGFGLIKLDLKTKSENGLEFTSSGSANTETTKVTGSLETKYRWTEYGLTFTEKWNTDNTLGTEITVEDQLARGLKLTFDSSFSPNTGKKNAKIKTGYKREHINLGCDMDFDIAGPSIRGALVLGYEGWLAGYQMNFETAKSRVTQSNFAVGYKTDEFQLHTNVNDGTEFGGSIYQKVNKKLETAVNLAWTAGNSNTRFGIAAKYQIDPDACFSAKVNNSSLIGLGYTQTLKPGIKLTLSALLDGKNVNAGGHKLGLGLEFQA, from the exons ATGCGGCGGTGCATTCTGGAAACTGTTTCGGAGCCTGACTTTGGATTAGAGGCCCGCAGTCTTAGTGGTTTgtacaag AAGATGGCTGTGCCACCCACGTATGCCGATCTTGGCAAATCTGCCAGGGATGTCTTCACCAAGGGCTATG GATTTGGCTTAATAAAGcttgatttgaaaacaaaatctgaGAATGGATTG GAATTTACAAGCTCAGGCTCAGCCAACACTGAGACCACCAAAGTGACGGGCAGTCTGGAAACCAAGTACAGATGGACTGAGTACGGCCTGACGTTTACAGAGAAATGGAATACCGACAATACACTAGGCACCGAGATTACTGTGGAAGATCAG CTTGCACGTGGACTGAAGCTGACCTTCGATTCATCCTTCTCACCTAACACTGG gaaaaaaaatgctaaaatcaaGACAGGGTACAAGCGGGAGCACATTAACCTGGGCTGCGACATGGATTTCGACATTGCTGGGCCTTCCATCCGGGGTGCTCTGGTGCTAGGTTAcgagggctggctggctggctaccAGATGAATTTTGAGACTGCAAAATCCCGAGTGACCCAGAGCAACTTTGCAGTTGGCTACAAGACTGATGAATTCCAGCTTCACACTAATGT GAATGACGGGACAGAGTTTGGCGGCTCCATTTACCAGAAAGTGAACAAGAAGTTGGAGACCGCTGTCAATCTTGCCTGGACAGCAGGAAACAGTAACACGCGCTTCGGAATAGCAGCCAAGTATCAGATTGACCCTGACGCCTGCTTCTCG GCTAAAGTGAACAACTCCAGCCTGATAGGTTTAGGATACACTCAGACTCTAAAGCCAG GTATTAAACTGACACTGTCAGCTCTTCTGGATGGCAAGAACGTCAATGCTGGTGGCCACAAGCTTGGTCTAGGACTGGAATTTCAAGCATAA